The following proteins are encoded in a genomic region of Nonomuraea muscovyensis:
- a CDS encoding arginase family protein yields MTTVLCVPQWQGSASSRAPRLMAGARRASELVPADTVVTVPVLETSGDKAAGIRAYDVLVENQRLTQKTLDGIDDRVITVGGDCAVDIPPIATAHARYGDALTVLWIDAHPDVYSPHTLPSGAFHGMVVRALLVL; encoded by the coding sequence ATGACGACCGTACTCTGCGTACCACAATGGCAAGGATCGGCGTCGAGCAGGGCACCGCGGCTGATGGCCGGCGCTCGCCGTGCCTCCGAGCTCGTTCCGGCAGACACGGTGGTGACCGTGCCGGTGCTTGAAACGAGCGGGGACAAGGCCGCCGGGATCCGCGCGTACGACGTGCTCGTGGAGAACCAGCGGCTGACGCAGAAGACACTGGACGGCATCGACGACCGTGTGATCACTGTCGGCGGCGATTGCGCGGTCGACATCCCGCCGATCGCCACTGCCCACGCTCGCTATGGGGATGCCTTGACGGTGTTGTGGATCGATGCCCACCCGGACGTCTACAGCCCTCACACGCTGCCATCGGGCGCCTTCCACGGGATGGTGGTGCGTGCTCTGCTAGTGCTGTGA